The stretch of DNA AGTTTCTTTGTTACGCTCTCTTATCAGTCCGGGCCGGGCAAGTGCTGTTCTTTTTAGAAGTCGTTTCATAACGTGCCTTATCAGAACGAATACCTATGCATATacagttttaatttgtttataaacaagTTTTGTATGCTAATATAAACTGTGCGGGGGGGACGGAATCATGGTAGTAGGAAACCCCTTGACATTGAAAATGATGGATGCTCGGTATGTATGCCATagaaaataagagaaaagtgtacatcatacatatgtatgtacatgaaatTTCCCGTATTTCATCAGTTTTAAGAGTAtatgtttcatttttaattgtttagaAATTTCTCTGAATTCATTTTGGGTTGTGTGTGCGCTTCAAACTTCCGCCTGATGAGTGTGAGGGTCATATTTTCGTAACACCCCACTTCCGCAATGTGAGAAGAGATAAAAGTTGTCAGCTGCAGTTCAgtgtggtctggtctgcttCATTTGTATCGCTTTATAAGGCTTTGTCCCGCCCCGCTACGTCGATCAATGACGCTCTTGTCTATCAAtacattctacatacatatatcttttgtctctttttttgttataattattattaagttgtttttctcttttaacacataaacaaacaaaagcgccCTAGCCGCAAGGCCGCGGAatgtgggagagagaaagaagaacaACAGAACGACCTGAACTGAACCAGAATCCACTGGAATGGAATCCACTGTCACCACCGACCACACGCTTGTCAGGCCGCGGGGCAGGGTAGGGCTGGGTTCTGCGAGACAAACGGCACGTAGCAACAGCCACTCACTGGGAAAAGGCGGCCAACCCGACTGTCTGTCGGAGGGCGCTGTAATTAAATTACGTTTTATGTTGTTTACCAAaactgtgttttttttttggcaagtcAAGGCAGCACGCAGGCGGGAGCTAATATAACCTTTGGAAATGACTTTTGGCCAGCATAAATCAAGAGGGAaatgcttttcttttcgtctGCTCGTATGAATGTGTACAGGCGGATGCAtatgcagttgctgttgcagtgggTGTCTAAAAATAAAGTCAATTATGCTATGTGTTATTGCAGCTGGTCCCCAAAGCCGGAAAACCAGATGAACAACTCATTTTTGTAGccgtgtgtttgtatgtatctGTAGGTTTTCAGTAAAGTCTGGGGTCGGTTTTTACAAATGCAACTGCACCGAAAGCTTACGAGCTGTGCTTGCAAAGcacactcattcattcatttcttgGTTAGAGCTTTGCATAAAAATTCCAAATATGTGGCCCCATTGCATAAAAACGCAATTATGGCGCTGACCGCGTCCGCATTGCATCTGGGTTTTTGAAACCTTAtcctttctttttggtttttatattttacttaTCGTTATTGCTTTTTGGGCTGGCTTATCGACAAATTTCGAAACAAAATGTCCACCTTGCATGCGGTAGCTTTTTACCTGAACATTTACCTCGGCTCGGCCACTTTTGTGGACCGGCACGTGAATACAATCGAAAAATGCCGTTGCCTTCTCGGTGAACGGACGGTGGCACAGTAAAGCTCGACTAAATCGACCACCCATTGGGCGCAAACAAATTCCACTGACAGTCAGCCTTCCGAGCTACGGAATTGGATAGACCTTGATGAGACCTAAAGAGTTTCCActgtaattcaattaaaaatgcgtGGGCGGCGGAAAAGAGAgaacacaagagagagagagagtgcaacaataaatgcaattccacGTTCGAGACAGTTAACCGGTCGGTCGCCGGATGGCGTTGGGGCGCCGTGGGCAGTCAATTTGGAGCGTTGGCGCTGGGTAATTCCCCCTCCCCGTCATGGTTTTACCGTCTGGCAATGTCTGCATTTGATATGTACTCTTACATATTCAAGTCGATACCGCCGccaatggcaaatattttcagttGTTGGCAACGCGTCACTGTTTTTTGCGcctggcaacagcaaaacaaagacaaagaaacACAACGAAATGTTCGACAATTAAAACggaaagcaaacacaaaatctacatatgcatgtatgtgcatatgtatttgcTTTCTTGAGTGCACTACTAGCGACCTGTTGTCGGCGAGGTGTGATCCTAGAGTTGCAGTTGGAGAATGTATTTTCGTACTCCAGGTGATGCCTTTCCTTTGTGTACTTTGCCCCCTGCAATTCTCCCACGCAGTCAAATTTATCACTTTCGGAAACTCTTGTCCCGACCTGCGCTCACGTGAAGGAGTAGCAACGCGTGCACAGCTGTCCATATGTTTGCACTCTAGGCAATGTCATTAGCTTAGCTCTCAGAAAGCCAGAGAAtcagcaacaaagcaaaacggCAGATAACTTGCGggttcaacaacaaaatagtcaaatacacatacacagcaCAAGTATttagttaaaaataaaactatttaaCCTTAGCGATGTCGTTGCCATAGTGACGTTGATTCGCCATGGaactaaaaagcaaaaataagaaaaaagtTGCAATCTCTGTACATAACCAGCAGAATGCGCAACAATATTAGAGATTAGATTAGAGATTCACAAGCATTTGTggttgtgtgcgtgtatgtgcatggagagagatggagcgaGAGGGCGAACAAGTGTGAGATCGGTCAGCTGTGAGAGCACTCACAGCATGCTAATTGATAACGGCAATAACAAACTTTGATTCTGGTTCTTCTGGTTATACCCTTTCAAAGTGTATCACTGATGTTATGATCTGCTGTTTGACCTGTATAGTGTTTTGTATATATAATCAGCATTAAcaatcatttcattttattattaatcaGAAATATGAACACTGACTAAGAGTATCTCGGCACGCGGCTTTCAAACCACACTTCTGGTCATTTTCTTGTTATCGCTGCTGGTTCTGTCAGTCAGGTGCAGCGGAATCCAGCTAAATCAACAACCTCCTCACACAACTCTCGACTCTGACGTATATTATACAATACTTAATTGAATGATAGAAAAACAGATTAAGTAAACATGCAAATATTGATAACCGGTTAAAGGCAGTCGAGATCTTGAAAGGGGGTTTGCCCAACCCCAACCTCAGCCCTTTGGATGTGGGGAGAGTTTATCAAATCACATGACCACCCCCTTCTCCGGAACGATTTAGAGGTGTGTGATATAATGTGGAATTCTCTAGATGTTTACATGCTTATAGCCGATACTGTTCCAGATACTCGAATCTCtgaaaatgattttgtttCCGTGGGCAAAATAGATTAagctttgatttgtgtgtgttttgattaACAATTGCTTTTAttctttgttttatattttatatttgtatgtataaatttcTTATTCTCTTATTAATCATACTGATTAATCTAATGCGTAAGTATAGTACTTGAATTTCGATTCACATGTGTAGGCCAATTTTGAGCAATTTGGaaaccaataaataaataacatttcaaatacaaaacactAACTGatttacaaaatacaaatgatGATAGTTACAATATATCTTTCTTTATGCTTAAAGTCTTGGGTTAACgtttctgcatttgcatagaGACCTTCCGAACAGAAGGCCCTGGCCTCACCACACACCATAATGTGTGTCAAGCAGTGTATACTGTATTACTACTCAAAACCTTATGGATGGTATCTATGCCAGTGCACGGATAGCTTTTTATAGCTTTCCCATTAACTGCGCTCTTATCTAGagttatatatatacacacatggATGATTATTTCACTTACAAGCAGGGCAGAAGGCACTTgaacaaagaaacaaacaaacaaacaaacaagcgacGTGTACGCCCAAGTTACTACcctatatgtatatatatgtatgtatgaacttAGTATCTAACTATACCCTACCatatgccagtgccagtgcccgtgcTGGTGCATCTGTTGTGTATGATGTGGCTATGGTCTAAACTTTGAAACGTGACAAGAGCTATCCTCACATTTGacgcgctgctgccgctgctgctgctgctgctgttgtggcactCGACTGCCTGCAATCGTCAATCGCCAATTGCCATCTTCTATGTACAACTTATACGGAACTATAGCCTACAGAGCCTACATTCATAGTATTTACATAGCATTTTATCGTAGCAGCCTATAAATTCAACTAAACGCAATggcatacacataaataaagtCTAACTAATGACGCAATTAAGCATGGGTCAACTTATTGATCTACCCTCGCAGGCGGCACCACTCAGACTTGACACTCAGTTGCTCATTTGCAGTCCCCCGCTACTGCGGCTGCCCGACGATGAGGAGCCCGTCAGTCCGAACTGTGAGACGAGCTTATCGTAATCCTCTAGCGATGTCTCGAACTGCTCCAGCTGTCGCGATAGATCATCCAGGGCACTGGCATCGGCTGCACTGGTGGCcaccgctgcggctgctgctgtcgggcCGCAGGCGGCCACCGAGCTACTCGACGCGGGCGTTGTGGAGCTGGACGAGCTGGAGACTTCCGCCTGCAGCTCGTTGAGGCCTCGCAGGGGCGGAGCGTGATAGCACTCGCGATAGAATTTGGCCAAATCGTTGACATGCGATGTGGGTGAGGCGAAGGGAAAGTGCAGCTCCTTCAGCAGATTGTCATCGTCTGGGGGCGGCTCTAGCGTTGGCTCCGAATGGTGGCGATAGGCGGTGGCGGGTATAAGTAGACTTTTGATGGGTGAAAATGAGGTGGCAGCTTCCCCATTTGTGGCCTGCTGCTTCTCGAAGCTCTTGAAGCCCGTCGAGTTGTTGTTGAgattgtggctgtggttgaaattgtttgccgtatggttgttgttgttattgttgtgcaAGTTGTTGCTCACGACACTGGCCACATTGTCGAGGCGGTTCAGCGACTCCAtggagcagccgctgccagtgCTCTCGTGTCGCTGTCGTCCACGCAGCAGCCACTCAAACGGTGGCGTCTCCGGCAGCACAAAGTCATCCTCGGTGTACTGCCTCAGCTTGCCCATGTCCGTGAAGGCGCCCGGACGCAGCGGCTTCTCTATGTCAATGCATCGCCTCTCACCAGATCCCAGCGCTGCGTTCAGGCCCCCTAAACCCAGCTTCTTCGTGACGGCCGTGCCATGGTTTTGGGTCTGCTGGTTGTTGGGTGAGCTGGCATCGGTTGCTGGCCGAAAATGATCCGACTTGAGCATAATTATGTTGTTTTCCGTCTGGTGGGCCTGCGCCGTGGTCGGGGAAATGGTCATCTTTGTGCGATATGCGACCGACATGACCAAAGAGCCCACAATCGTGTGCAGCTGTCCAATTTTCACATTCTTGTGGCCTTCGCCGAGCGTATGGACTTGCGGGCGATCCACATAGATGCGATAGAATATGCCATACGAGTCCGGGCACTGGCGACGCGACAGCTTGTAGGCGGGCGTGGTCCGGGTGAGGGAGATGAGGGACTTTAGCATAATGCCCATGCGACTGTAGATTGCGTGGGAGGCCTTCAACGTCTGGCTCTCGCCATTTGTGCCATTCATGTCCGCCTTGGAGTCGTCGCGGGCGTTTGACGCGCCCCCACCATTCGTTGTGGTGCCATTCGCGGCTGGTTGCAGCAGATCCAGGGACCACACTTCCAGCACCATCTGGTCGCCCTCCGTTGTCTTCAGCGATATTTCCACGCACAGCGGCAGACGCTGCAGAATGCTATCGCCAGGCTTCAGAGCCAACGCCCTCTTCGTCTCGTCCATAACTTCGGGATGATCCTGCACCACAATATTGAACCAGTCATTGCCCGCCAGCGGATTGCACTGCGTTTGAATCTTCTCGCCCAGACGCGACTGCACCACTACCTGGGTGGACTTCAACGCCAGAAATTTGATGAACCTCTCCAGGTCTTTCTCCGCAGCATTCAAACGTTGTGTTGCAGAcattttgagttttttttcttttctttgtttgtgtctCGTTTTCCGATTTTTCGTGGTTTAAGTGTGTGTATTTTCAGTCTGTTCTCACTTGcactcgggctcgggctcgcaCACTGCAACAGCGTACAAAGTTCGCCTTTGCcttgttttgtatttcttttctatttttcacGCTTCCGCGTATTGTCTGCGTATTCATGAGAATTGagttttatggaatttttccGTTTTGATTTTCCGTTTATGTCGCGCACGTTGCCTTCTAGGTGATGCACCGAATTATTAACACTTGCTCGAGCATTTTGCCAAAACACTATAATTTGTGCAACGCCTTTCAATGATGTACAATTCAATGCGTTTGTttagaaaaaaatattaaaaatattcattaccGCCATTAAAGTGTGACTAGCAGTGCGACCGCGGGCTGTTTGACAAACTATACAGTCTggccctcggaaatataccaaaatatacggTCTcactttcaaaatataccgtaaacatCCCAAACCCTGGATATGTATCTTCGCTTTTGATGTTCCACTCAATATTACAAGCTACTTGGGATTCTAATCCCTGAACATATAATTTGATCCtattaatgaataaattttCTACAATTTAGTTGATTATGATTACTCTTTCATAATTGGATTGAATAGATATTAAGGTTTTAACAAAGACGGTACGAAAATATTCCCCTTTATTTTACATAGTAACTACACATTTTATTCTTATCAacaacatatttatgtagtatGGACCGTCAGGGAAATTGTCTGCTGGTGAGCAGAAATATACCGATAGTATGTACGTTCCCACTTTTTAATCAtatcgtaaatataccgagtCTGAAAGTATATCGACTGACAAAATACCACAGAAACGATTAATAGTTTCTGGACAGGGTGGCAAGGACATTACCGCGCAATTCCAGCTGTGCCTCAATTCTACTTTTAATCTTTTAAACTAAGATCGTGCTGTCCAGCAACAAGATGAGAAGAGGAGCACTAATAAGCTGTTGCTTATTAATATTTGCTGCTGTATATATACGCTGCCAGAGTGGGAGTGAACAGAAATGGGTAGACCCGCAGCACACTTGGTCGCATTTCGCCACGGATTTCGATCAGGCTCATGCCGAATCCTGCCTCCCGTGTGAATGCCCGGAAACGCCACAGAAGTCTCCGGCTGCCATTGAGGATGCGATGTCGCTAACGTACTTTAAGAAATTTGTAAACCAACTATTTCAACGCAAACGTTTGCAGGTAAGTTTGCTTCTTAAGACCAAATTTGGCTGCATGACGTCATGACCATGGCTTGTTTTGTAAATAGTACGATGCTACCGCAACGCTTTACAAGCGATCGCTGCTGTTCTCGTTGCTTCCGTCCCAATTAGATGAGCTGGAGTCCGTGCAAGATGCTCGCGATATGGACATTTTGCTCAGCAAGATACTGCTGAGTGCAGAAGCAGCGCCACTTGTAGAAGGTGCACTCGGCTGCAACTATGCACATCAGGGACAGGGCGTGTGGGCCTTAGTTACGGACATATTCAAGGATTGTATACAACTGTTGAAAATTTCCGAGGTACctgttgcattgttttgttATGGAGAAGCAGCAATTGCTCATCGAAAACATGTTCTGTTCAACAGGTGCAGTTTATGCTTTTTGTGGCGCTGGCCGCCGTAGCTGTCTGCATTGTGCGTAAACGCTTCCGTTTCCGGCTAATCACCATTGTGTTAGGAGGCATGCTGCTATGCGGATACTTGCACACATATTTGGAGTGCAATAGAGTGGGTTTTAGATCGTTATCAACTGACATTTTGCTAACCCCATCACCTTCCCTCAGAAATTGGAAGTTGAGGCTATGTTGGAAGTTATCGACAGTTACCAGGAGCCGCGGAGCTACGATGAAATGTCCTGGATGCAGCGACTGAAGACTTTTGTGGTCAGGTCTTCACCGGAGCAGGACCAAAAGGAGAGACTGAGGTATACCGATCGCAGCTAGAGATATCAGAAGATACAAAATTGCTTTCGTCTTTTAGAAAATCATCAAAACTCAAACTGACTTACTGCCTACCAGATCATGTCTTTATTATGTATATGAACGATCTGTTTCTAAAGCAGTTGGAAATGCTGTTGGAGAAGGTGTCGCAAACCATGACAAAGCTATCCTGTAAGTACTTTAAGCCAAACGAAAGTGTGCCTTGATAATCATCTTTTATGTACGCACAGCTGGCTTGCCCTTTCCCTATAGCCTCATTTCACCCATATTTTTGGTAGTTCTGGTGGGGTACATAATCAAGCTTACCTTTAAATACGTCATTAGTCCCAGAGCTTGGGCTACACTACTTCATAGCAGACCAGGCCATACCGACTCTCCGCCAACGGCTCAGCAGTTGACCGCTGGGAAAGAGGCTGCAAGAGATTATATATCGGGTGAAAATCTGAAAATTCTGTTGAACGTGATAAGCGATACACGACAGAGTGTCAATCCACAACGACCAGCAGTATCGGGCGTCCAGGAGCTAGTGGAACCCCTGGAAGCACCACCCGCAACAGACAAAAACGAACAACTTAATgtcagcaacaaaagcaacagcagcagcgacagcaaaagTCGAAGCATCACCGAGGATGGATTCACAGTGGTGGATGACCACGAGGAGGATGAGATTCATAATATCTAGCAGCTAGCTGCAAAATTTACCTTGTTCTTAAAGCATATTAAGTTTGTCCGTGATCCTTTTTAGCCAGTTTTAAATTAGAAACCTAGCATATAAGAATAATTCATTTTGCAGTTGATTTGTCATAGTTAAAGattctttatttaaattattttgcgTGTTCTTATTCTCCTGTTCACGATAAGTGTAATTAAGTTTAAATCTTCAACAGTAAGATCGTTTTAAGTAGGCCACCAACTCGTCTCTATATATTATTGCATGTTTTTAATATGCTGCTGGCCGGG from Drosophila subobscura isolate 14011-0131.10 chromosome O, UCBerk_Dsub_1.0, whole genome shotgun sequence encodes:
- the LOC117898118 gene encoding autophagy-related protein 13 homolog; amino-acid sequence: MSATQRLNAAEKDLERFIKFLALKSTQVVVQSRLGEKIQTQCNPLAGNDWFNIVVQDHPEVMDETKRALALKPGDSILQRLPLCVEISLKTTEGDQMVLEVWSLDLLQPAANGTTTNGGGASNARDDSKADMNGTNGESQTLKASHAIYSRMGIMLKSLISLTRTTPAYKLSRRQCPDSYGIFYRIYVDRPQVHTLGEGHKNVKIGQLHTIVGSLVMSVAYRTKMTISPTTAQAHQTENNIIMLKSDHFRPATDASSPNNQQTQNHGTAVTKKLGLGGLNAALGSGERRCIDIEKPLRPGAFTDMGKLRQYTEDDFVLPETPPFEWLLRGRQRHESTGSGCSMESLNRLDNVASVVSNNLHNNNNNNHTANNFNHSHNLNNNSTGFKSFEKQQATNGEAATSFSPIKSLLIPATAYRHHSEPTLEPPPDDDNLLKELHFPFASPTSHVNDLAKFYRECYHAPPLRGLNELQAEVSSSSSSTTPASSSSVAACGPTAAAAAVATSAADASALDDLSRQLEQFETSLEDYDKLVSQFGLTGSSSSGSRSSGGLQMSN
- the LOC117898119 gene encoding uncharacterized protein LOC117898119, which translates into the protein MRRGALISCCLLIFAAVYIRCQSGSEQKWVDPQHTWSHFATDFDQAHAESCLPCECPETPQKSPAAIEDAMSLTYFKKFVNQLFQRKRLQYDATATLYKRSLLFSLLPSQLDELESVQDARDMDILLSKILLSAEAAPLVEGALGCNYAHQGQGVWALVTDIFKDCIQLLKISEVQFMLFVALAAVAVCIVRKRFRFRLITIVLGGMLLCGYLHTYLECNRKLEVEAMLEVIDSYQEPRSYDEMSWMQRLKTFVVRSSPEQDQKERLRKSSKLKLTYCLPDHVFIMYMNDLFLKQLEMLLEKVSQTMTKLSSGLPFPYSLISPIFLVVLVGYIIKLTFKYVISPRAWATLLHSRPGHTDSPPTAQQLTAGKEAARDYISGENLKILLNVISDTRQSVNPQRPAVSGVQELVEPLEAPPATDKNEQLNVSNKSNSSSDSKSRSITEDGFTVVDDHEEDEIHNI